A genome region from Aggregicoccus sp. 17bor-14 includes the following:
- a CDS encoding MnmC family methyltransferase, with translation MPGPLTAAPAPGSEPGPRDGDFELVTLRNGHRAVRHLGHGEVMHPAVGPWLEAQRLYVEQGALAERLQREDATPLVLLDVGLGAATNAVAALTCAVGLGPARRRPLHVVSFEVDLAPLRLALADPAGFPFLVPFRAACERLMGEGRWQGEGLCWELLPGDARGHLAQGAFPPAELVFFDPFSPASNPEMWTPGTLSRVRGACRQEPEAHALLTTYSAATPTRVSLLLAGFYVGAGLSTGTKGETTVAAVHPGALQAPLGARWLERWERSSSRAPHGEPLTPALETRLRQHPQWSPPAPR, from the coding sequence GTGCCAGGCCCCCTCACGGCAGCGCCGGCGCCGGGCAGCGAGCCCGGCCCGCGCGACGGCGACTTCGAGCTGGTCACCCTGCGCAACGGCCACCGCGCCGTGCGCCACCTCGGCCACGGCGAGGTGATGCACCCCGCGGTGGGCCCCTGGCTCGAGGCGCAGCGCCTCTACGTGGAGCAGGGGGCCCTCGCCGAGCGGCTGCAGCGGGAGGACGCCACCCCCCTGGTGCTGCTGGACGTGGGCCTGGGCGCCGCGACCAACGCCGTGGCGGCGCTCACCTGCGCCGTGGGCCTGGGGCCCGCGCGAAGGCGCCCCCTGCACGTGGTCAGCTTCGAGGTGGACCTCGCGCCGCTGCGGCTCGCGCTCGCGGACCCCGCGGGCTTTCCCTTCCTCGTGCCCTTCCGCGCCGCCTGCGAGCGGCTGATGGGGGAGGGCAGGTGGCAGGGGGAGGGGCTCTGCTGGGAGCTGCTGCCCGGGGATGCGCGCGGGCACCTGGCGCAAGGCGCGTTTCCGCCCGCGGAGCTGGTCTTCTTCGACCCCTTCAGCCCGGCGTCCAACCCGGAGATGTGGACCCCGGGGACGCTCTCACGGGTGCGCGGGGCGTGCCGGCAGGAGCCAGAGGCCCACGCCCTGCTCACCACCTATAGCGCCGCCACGCCCACGCGGGTGTCCCTGCTGCTCGCGGGCTTCTACGTGGGGGCGGGGCTTTCCACCGGGACGAAGGGGGAGACGACCGTGGCGGCCGTCCACCCCGGGGCGCTGCAGGCCCCGCTCGGCGCCCGCTGGCTCGAGCGCTGGGAGCGCTCGAGCAGCCGGGCACCGCACGGGGAGCCGCTCACGCCTGCTCTCGAGACTCGGCTGCGGCAGCATCCACAGTGGAGTCCGCCAGCACCTCGGTGA
- a CDS encoding DUF2378 family protein: MSTSNSVKQIPASIVEGLFVRALGTRLTPTAHERLRQAGLALDQKLEPTYPLEKWKDFLRVAADHVYAGMPLEAAYYAMGERLMDAWSETLTGRALLGVMKLAGPMRTLNRAGRTFLSHDAASEVRLTEKGPSSAELRVGDVLADMPTFAAGVLSRSLELVGAHNVVALPEAFDGTACTFHVRWSEEPVGYITEVLADSTVDAAAAESREQA; this comes from the coding sequence ATGAGCACTTCGAACTCTGTGAAGCAGATCCCTGCGTCCATCGTGGAAGGCCTCTTCGTCCGCGCGCTCGGCACCCGCCTCACCCCCACCGCCCACGAGCGGCTGCGCCAGGCGGGCCTCGCGCTCGACCAGAAGCTCGAGCCCACCTATCCCCTGGAGAAATGGAAGGATTTCCTGCGCGTGGCGGCGGACCACGTCTACGCCGGCATGCCCCTGGAGGCCGCCTACTACGCCATGGGCGAGCGCCTCATGGACGCCTGGAGCGAGACCCTCACCGGCCGCGCGCTGCTCGGCGTGATGAAGCTCGCGGGCCCCATGCGCACCCTGAACCGCGCCGGGCGCACCTTCCTCTCGCACGACGCGGCGAGCGAGGTGCGCCTCACCGAGAAGGGCCCCAGCAGCGCCGAGCTGCGCGTGGGGGACGTGCTCGCGGACATGCCCACCTTCGCGGCCGGCGTGCTCAGCCGCTCGCTGGAGCTGGTGGGTGCGCACAACGTGGTGGCGCTGCCGGAGGCCTTCGACGGCACCGCCTGCACCTTCCACGTGCGCTGGAGCGAGGAGCCGGTGGGCTACATCACCGAGGTGCTGGCGGACTCCACTGTGGATGCTGCCGCAGCCGAGTCTCGAGAGCAGGCGTGA
- a CDS encoding RNA helicase codes for MNEPTPSPSSPAPAAPLAALLPARGEGPLDADEILNRFVTYVAQNGLSLYAAQEEAILELLAGKHLFLKTPTGSGKSLVATALHFKAMCEGKVSFYTCPIKALVNEKFFALCEAFGPDNVGMLTGDASINREAPIICCTAEILANLGMRQSSARVDYVVMDEFHYYADKERGGAWQIPLISLPNTTFLMMSATLGDTRLIEESLQDYTGREVAVVKSSERPVPLDFEYRDTPLHETIQELVEKKKSPVYLVNFTQRAAAEQAQNLMSVDFSTKEEKELIRQELLEARFDTPYGKDFQRFLRHGIGMHHAGLLPKYRLLVERLAQKGLLKVISGTDTLGVGVNIPIRTVLFTQLFKFNGEKLAVLSVRDFLQIAGRAGRKGYDTQGSVVAQAPEHVVENVKQAQKEAAGKKKSPKKQPPEKGYVHFDANTFERLKSGTPEALQSRFEVTHGLLLNLLQSDETEATPGYRRLVQLIRRSHGNDYTKRQHLRTAARAFRTLREAGIVEVVKGKFGVGAAVYLKGDLQRDFSLNQTLSLYLLDTLEKLDPQAETYALDVLTLVESILENPEVVLYAQLNQLKGEKVNELKAQGVEYDQRMEELEKLEWPKPNRDFIYFTFNRFAAKHPWVGQENIRPKSIARDMFERYLSFHDYVREYGLQRSEGVLLRYLGDAYKTLGQTVPERFRTEEVEDILEHLRATLRQVDSSLLDEWERMKNPAAILQARPEVVPQGPRELTDDPKAFAARVREELHRLLKALGERRYDDAAGLLHDPEGQWMPSTLEAAMEPYLQEHGRVVLTPAARRPHMTLLKPTGERQWDAQQRILDPEGHADWMLDCVVDLVDRKVDERPLISLRRIGT; via the coding sequence TTGAACGAGCCCACTCCGAGCCCCTCGAGCCCCGCTCCCGCCGCCCCCCTCGCAGCGCTGCTGCCTGCCCGCGGCGAGGGCCCGCTGGACGCGGACGAGATCCTCAACCGCTTCGTCACCTACGTGGCCCAGAACGGCCTGAGCCTCTACGCGGCGCAGGAGGAGGCCATCCTGGAGCTGCTCGCGGGCAAGCACCTGTTCCTCAAGACGCCCACGGGCTCGGGCAAGAGCCTGGTGGCCACCGCGCTCCACTTCAAGGCGATGTGCGAGGGGAAGGTGTCGTTCTACACCTGCCCCATCAAGGCGCTGGTGAACGAGAAGTTCTTCGCCCTGTGCGAGGCCTTCGGGCCGGACAACGTGGGCATGCTCACCGGCGACGCGAGCATCAACCGCGAGGCGCCGATCATCTGCTGCACGGCCGAGATCCTCGCGAACCTGGGCATGCGCCAGAGCAGCGCGCGCGTGGACTACGTGGTGATGGACGAGTTCCACTACTACGCGGACAAGGAGCGCGGCGGCGCCTGGCAGATCCCCCTCATCAGCCTGCCCAACACCACCTTCCTGATGATGTCCGCGACCCTCGGGGACACGCGGCTCATCGAGGAGAGCCTGCAGGACTACACCGGCCGCGAGGTGGCGGTGGTGAAGAGCAGCGAGCGCCCGGTGCCGCTGGACTTCGAGTACCGCGACACGCCGCTGCACGAGACCATCCAGGAGCTGGTGGAGAAGAAGAAGAGCCCCGTCTACCTGGTGAACTTCACCCAGCGCGCCGCCGCCGAGCAGGCGCAAAATCTGATGTCCGTGGACTTCAGCACCAAGGAGGAGAAGGAGCTCATCCGCCAGGAGCTGCTGGAGGCCCGCTTCGACACCCCCTACGGCAAGGACTTCCAGCGCTTCCTGCGCCACGGCATCGGGATGCACCACGCGGGGCTCTTGCCCAAGTACCGGCTGCTGGTGGAGCGGCTCGCGCAGAAGGGGCTGCTCAAGGTCATCAGCGGCACGGACACGCTGGGGGTGGGCGTGAACATCCCCATCCGCACCGTGCTCTTCACCCAGCTCTTCAAGTTCAACGGCGAGAAGCTCGCGGTGCTCAGCGTGCGCGACTTCCTCCAGATCGCCGGCCGCGCGGGGCGCAAGGGCTACGACACGCAGGGCAGCGTGGTCGCCCAGGCGCCCGAGCACGTGGTGGAGAACGTGAAGCAGGCCCAGAAGGAGGCGGCGGGCAAGAAGAAGAGCCCGAAGAAGCAGCCGCCGGAGAAGGGCTACGTCCACTTCGACGCGAATACCTTCGAGCGCCTGAAGAGCGGCACGCCCGAGGCCCTGCAGAGCCGCTTCGAGGTGACGCACGGGCTGCTGCTCAACCTGCTGCAGAGCGACGAGACCGAGGCCACCCCGGGCTACCGCCGCCTCGTGCAGCTCATCCGCCGCTCGCACGGCAACGACTACACGAAGCGCCAGCACCTGCGAACGGCCGCCCGCGCGTTCCGCACGCTGCGCGAGGCGGGGATCGTGGAGGTGGTGAAGGGCAAGTTCGGTGTGGGCGCGGCCGTGTACCTGAAGGGAGACCTGCAGCGAGACTTCTCCCTCAACCAGACGCTCTCGCTCTACCTGCTGGACACGCTGGAGAAGCTGGACCCGCAAGCCGAGACCTACGCGCTGGACGTGCTCACGCTGGTGGAGAGCATCCTCGAGAACCCCGAGGTGGTGCTCTACGCGCAGCTCAACCAGCTCAAGGGCGAGAAGGTGAACGAGCTCAAGGCGCAGGGCGTGGAGTACGACCAGCGCATGGAGGAGCTCGAGAAGCTCGAGTGGCCCAAGCCCAACCGCGACTTCATCTACTTCACCTTCAACCGGTTCGCCGCGAAGCACCCCTGGGTGGGCCAGGAGAACATCCGGCCCAAGTCCATCGCGCGCGACATGTTCGAGCGCTACCTGTCCTTCCACGACTACGTGCGCGAGTACGGGCTGCAGCGCAGCGAGGGCGTGCTCCTGCGCTACCTCGGGGATGCGTACAAGACGCTCGGCCAGACCGTGCCCGAGCGCTTCCGCACCGAGGAGGTGGAGGACATCCTCGAGCACCTGCGCGCGACCTTGCGCCAGGTGGACTCGAGCCTCCTGGACGAGTGGGAGCGGATGAAGAACCCGGCCGCCATCCTCCAGGCGCGCCCGGAGGTGGTGCCCCAGGGGCCGCGCGAGCTGACGGACGACCCCAAGGCCTTCGCCGCGCGCGTGCGCGAGGAGCTGCACCGGCTGCTCAAGGCGCTGGGCGAGCGGCGCTACGACGACGCAGCGGGGCTGCTGCACGACCCCGAGGGCCAGTGGATGCCCAGCACGCTCGAGGCCGCGATGGAGCCCTACCTCCAGGAGCACGGCCGCGTGGTGCTCACCCCGGCCGCGCGCCGCCCCCACATGACCCTGCTCAAGCCCACGGGCGAGCGGCAGTGGGACGCCCAGCAGCGCATCCTCGACCCCGAGGGCCACGCGGACTGGATGCTGGACTGCGTGGTGGACCTCGTGGACCGCAAGGTGGACGAGCGGCCGCTCATCTCCCTGCGGCGCATTGGTACCTGA
- a CDS encoding PilZ domain-containing protein has product MAGCRAWRRSDEEGTPVPARFEVRFEQQETAARALRAYSIGKVLGGLCLRTARTLSVGDPVQLGLRIAGEAWALAAVVAWVRPEAKVVGVRFVDVAAPDQARLQQVVGEEPRRAAR; this is encoded by the coding sequence GTGGCGGGATGTAGGGCCTGGCGCCGGAGCGACGAGGAAGGGACCCCGGTGCCGGCGCGCTTCGAGGTGCGGTTCGAACAGCAGGAGACGGCAGCGCGGGCGCTGCGGGCCTACTCCATCGGGAAGGTGCTCGGCGGGCTGTGCCTGCGCACCGCGCGCACGCTCTCCGTGGGCGACCCGGTGCAGCTGGGCCTGCGCATCGCGGGCGAGGCGTGGGCGCTCGCGGCGGTGGTGGCCTGGGTGCGCCCGGAGGCGAAGGTGGTGGGGGTGCGCTTCGTCGATGTGGCCGCGCCCGACCAGGCGCGGCTGCAGCAAGTGGTGGGCGAGGAGCCCCGGCGCGCCGCGCGCTAG
- a CDS encoding GNAT family N-acetyltransferase, with protein MANYPTKTGPDGPAFRIRRARRGDAEAIGNLLKELGYPLGSDMQTTNWVISHPEIEIFVASDSLDKPVGMVTLSHRPQLRLRGRIGTVDELVVTESWRKKGVGRALLQTVVERARALSMKRLEIVSHVARLDTATGFYASCGFVEADAMVLRHAEVESRRT; from the coding sequence TTGGCCAACTACCCCACGAAGACCGGTCCGGATGGTCCCGCCTTCCGCATCCGCCGCGCCCGCCGCGGAGATGCCGAGGCGATCGGCAACCTGCTCAAGGAGCTGGGCTACCCGCTCGGCTCGGACATGCAGACGACCAACTGGGTCATCAGCCATCCGGAGATCGAGATCTTCGTGGCCAGTGACAGCCTGGACAAGCCGGTGGGCATGGTCACCCTCAGCCACCGCCCGCAGCTGCGGCTGCGCGGGCGCATCGGCACGGTGGACGAGCTCGTCGTCACCGAGAGCTGGCGCAAGAAGGGCGTGGGCCGTGCGCTGCTGCAGACCGTGGTGGAGCGCGCGCGCGCCTTGAGCATGAAGCGGCTCGAGATCGTGAGCCACGTGGCCCGCCTGGACACGGCGACCGGCTTCTACGCCTCCTGCGGCTTCGTGGAGGCGGACGCCATGGTGCTGCGCCACGCGGAAGTGGAGAGCCGCCGGACGTAG
- a CDS encoding carboxypeptidase-like regulatory domain-containing protein, with amino-acid sequence MKRSLLPLLGAAALLAACGSDDPNCDPTDPKACDAALVCEQVSGLEAGKDFRCLAPVQVQGRVFDLASNAAVPNALVAAVDVNGAPVGTQTTTGADGSYTLRIPALRSDEAGTPVNQRISLRAAARDFAPFPSGLRVALPFDTSVAARPDAQDAQSPFVIHADVTDVGLVGLPQDQRGRPSISGHVDVGDTHGVLVVAEAGDALDQGHSGIADASGSFTLFNVPAGDYSVKAFGRGANWTPASVTVATADVANVQLQRSQTAPATLTGAVSFVGPGAGPATSVVMVVASTFDPVSGRGEVPPGLRAPEPGVVPNVTSAFTITGVPDGRYAVLAAFENDNNVRDPNPGTAGTDVQFVTVTNGQIAVAPSTFKVTSAITLVGPGAGEAVDAVGATPTFSWQAYPQTATYDVIVFDTLGNTVWEKTGLTAVTSGANSLVYAGPALTAGSLYQWRVTARRNGGDPISRSEDLKGLFRVQP; translated from the coding sequence TTGAAGCGCAGCCTCCTCCCCCTCCTCGGCGCCGCGGCCCTGCTCGCGGCCTGCGGCAGCGACGACCCGAACTGCGACCCCACCGATCCCAAGGCCTGTGACGCCGCGCTCGTGTGCGAGCAGGTGTCGGGCCTCGAGGCCGGCAAGGACTTCCGCTGCCTCGCGCCGGTGCAGGTGCAGGGCCGCGTGTTCGACCTCGCGAGCAACGCCGCGGTACCGAACGCCCTGGTCGCCGCGGTGGACGTGAACGGCGCGCCCGTGGGCACGCAGACCACCACCGGCGCGGACGGCAGCTACACGCTGCGCATCCCGGCCCTGCGCTCGGACGAGGCCGGCACGCCGGTGAACCAGCGCATCAGCCTGCGCGCCGCGGCGCGCGACTTCGCCCCCTTCCCCTCCGGGCTGCGCGTGGCGCTGCCCTTCGACACCTCGGTCGCCGCGCGCCCGGACGCGCAGGACGCGCAGTCGCCCTTCGTCATCCACGCGGACGTGACGGACGTGGGGCTGGTGGGGCTGCCGCAGGATCAGCGCGGCCGCCCGTCCATCTCCGGCCACGTGGACGTGGGCGATACCCACGGCGTGCTGGTGGTGGCCGAGGCCGGTGACGCGCTGGACCAGGGCCACAGCGGCATCGCGGATGCCTCGGGCTCCTTCACCCTCTTCAACGTGCCCGCGGGCGACTACAGCGTGAAGGCCTTCGGCCGCGGCGCGAACTGGACCCCGGCCAGCGTGACGGTGGCGACGGCGGACGTGGCCAACGTGCAGCTGCAGCGCTCGCAGACAGCGCCCGCCACCCTCACGGGCGCGGTCTCCTTCGTGGGCCCCGGCGCGGGCCCGGCCACCAGCGTGGTGATGGTGGTGGCGAGCACCTTCGATCCCGTCAGCGGCCGCGGCGAGGTCCCCCCGGGCCTGCGCGCGCCGGAGCCCGGCGTGGTGCCCAACGTGACCAGCGCCTTCACCATCACGGGCGTGCCGGACGGCCGCTATGCGGTGCTCGCGGCCTTCGAGAACGACAACAACGTGCGCGACCCCAACCCCGGCACCGCGGGCACGGACGTGCAGTTCGTCACCGTGACGAATGGCCAGATCGCGGTCGCTCCCTCGACGTTCAAGGTGACCAGCGCCATCACGCTCGTGGGCCCCGGCGCCGGCGAGGCAGTGGACGCGGTCGGCGCCACCCCCACCTTCTCCTGGCAGGCCTACCCCCAGACGGCCACCTACGACGTGATCGTGTTCGACACGCTGGGCAACACCGTCTGGGAGAAGACCGGGCTCACCGCCGTTACCAGCGGCGCCAACAGCCTCGTCTACGCCGGACCCGCGCTCACGGCCGGCAGCCTCTACCAGTGGCGGGTGACCGCGCGGCGCAACGGCGGCGACCCCATCAGCCGCTCCGAGGATCTGAAGGGCCTGTTCCGCGTGCAGCCGTAG
- a CDS encoding alpha-ketoacid dehydrogenase subunit beta: MANMAQAIRMALHYAEENLGVTDIFGEDVGAPLGGVFTATQGLKTTWNAPLDERGIIGAAMGIAMAGGRPVAEIQFADYIFNTIDLLKLAGNTCWSTNGDWNLPMVVRTPVGSGIRGSIYHSHSFDAGATRIPGWKIVMPSNPLDAYGLLISACQELDPVMYLEPKALLRVKGDERIPGEPEDDRALSKMIDAPLGDRSAWKAQWPQLEAYAVPIGKGKIVREGRGLTVVSYGRTLPLCVKAAQALAEEGVDAEVIDLRSLWPYDWEMIKASVQKTGRALFVNEDTEVTNFGEHLMRRTVEELFYHLLAAPKLVAGKHVPGIGLADALEMASVPQLADITQAMRTLAAEQP; the protein is encoded by the coding sequence ATGGCCAACATGGCCCAGGCCATTCGCATGGCCCTCCACTACGCCGAGGAGAACCTCGGCGTCACCGACATCTTCGGCGAGGACGTGGGCGCGCCCTTGGGCGGCGTCTTCACCGCCACGCAGGGGCTCAAGACCACCTGGAACGCGCCGCTGGACGAGCGCGGCATCATCGGCGCCGCCATGGGCATCGCCATGGCGGGCGGCCGCCCGGTCGCCGAGATCCAGTTCGCCGACTACATCTTCAACACCATCGACCTGCTCAAGCTCGCCGGCAACACCTGCTGGAGCACGAACGGCGACTGGAACCTGCCCATGGTGGTGCGCACCCCGGTGGGCAGCGGCATCCGCGGGTCCATCTACCACTCGCACTCGTTCGACGCCGGCGCCACCCGCATCCCGGGCTGGAAGATCGTGATGCCCAGCAACCCGCTGGACGCCTACGGCCTGCTCATCAGCGCCTGCCAGGAGCTGGACCCCGTGATGTACCTGGAGCCCAAGGCGCTCCTGCGCGTGAAGGGCGACGAGCGCATCCCCGGCGAGCCCGAGGACGACCGCGCCCTCTCCAAGATGATCGACGCCCCGCTGGGCGACCGCTCCGCGTGGAAGGCGCAGTGGCCGCAGCTCGAGGCGTACGCGGTGCCCATCGGCAAGGGCAAGATCGTGCGCGAGGGGCGTGGGCTCACCGTGGTCAGCTACGGGCGCACCCTGCCCCTGTGCGTGAAGGCCGCGCAGGCGCTCGCCGAGGAGGGCGTGGACGCGGAGGTCATCGACCTGCGCAGCCTCTGGCCCTACGACTGGGAGATGATCAAGGCGAGCGTGCAGAAGACCGGCCGCGCGCTCTTCGTCAACGAGGACACCGAGGTCACCAACTTCGGTGAGCACCTCATGCGCCGCACGGTGGAGGAGCTCTTCTACCACCTGCTCGCCGCGCCCAAGCTGGTCGCCGGCAAGCACGTGCCGGGCATCGGCCTCGCGGACGCGCTCGAGATGGCCAGCGTGCCGCAGCTCGCGGACATCACGCAGGCCATGCGCACGCTCGCTGCAGAGCAGCCGTAA
- a CDS encoding thiamine pyrophosphate-dependent dehydrogenase E1 component subunit alpha, whose translation MSRPRLINRDEASSPPIERELLVRMHDLMIKARVLEERLIQMYKQGHGYFWIGGPGEEAFNVSLGLLMKKGQGPAFDYLHAHYRQSATLLALGEEPIGALRQMKNTASDPYSGGRNFAGHFSAKRLNVAPVTSPIEVQYAIAPGTAMVQKRHGGDGITIVTGGDAGTAEGDFASCLVWSSRPANPLPILIIVTNNKWGISTCSDGQHGETRISDRAKAFNIKSKTIDGNDALTCYAELKEAMEYVRTERKPYFIEAMVSRLYGHSSASGANYVTEEVDCIKQFEARLEKDGVLTRQQMDDVRAKYTEEIAAAARTVRDEPQPSGDSIYNHIYAEKR comes from the coding sequence GTGTCCCGACCCCGTCTGATCAACCGCGACGAAGCCTCCTCCCCTCCGATCGAGCGCGAGCTGCTCGTCCGCATGCACGACCTGATGATCAAGGCGCGCGTGCTCGAGGAGCGCCTCATCCAGATGTACAAGCAGGGCCATGGCTACTTCTGGATCGGTGGCCCCGGCGAGGAGGCGTTCAACGTCTCGCTCGGCCTGCTGATGAAGAAGGGCCAGGGCCCGGCCTTCGACTACCTGCATGCGCACTACCGCCAGAGCGCGACCCTGCTCGCGCTGGGCGAGGAGCCGATCGGGGCGCTGCGCCAGATGAAGAACACGGCCAGCGACCCGTACTCGGGCGGCCGCAACTTCGCCGGCCACTTCAGCGCCAAGCGCCTCAACGTGGCGCCCGTGACCAGCCCCATCGAGGTGCAGTACGCCATCGCCCCGGGCACCGCCATGGTGCAGAAGCGCCACGGCGGCGACGGCATCACCATCGTCACCGGCGGCGACGCGGGCACGGCCGAGGGCGACTTCGCCAGCTGCCTCGTGTGGAGCAGCCGCCCGGCGAACCCCCTGCCCATCCTGATCATCGTCACCAACAACAAGTGGGGCATCAGCACCTGCTCGGACGGCCAGCACGGCGAGACCCGCATCTCGGACCGCGCCAAGGCCTTCAACATCAAGAGCAAGACCATCGACGGCAACGACGCCCTCACCTGCTACGCCGAGCTGAAGGAGGCGATGGAGTACGTGCGCACCGAGCGCAAGCCCTACTTCATCGAGGCCATGGTCAGCCGCCTCTACGGCCACTCCTCCGCCTCGGGCGCGAACTACGTCACCGAGGAGGTCGACTGCATCAAGCAGTTCGAGGCGCGCCTGGAGAAGGACGGCGTGCTCACCCGCCAGCAGATGGACGACGTGCGCGCCAAGTACACCGAGGAGATCGCCGCGGCGGCGCGCACGGTGCGCGACGAGCCTCAGCCCTCGGGCGATTCCATCTACAACCACATCTACGCGGAGAAGCGCTAA
- a CDS encoding amidase gives MSGSRRQFLTTTALGVAGALTAARSSSAEAASPDAGTPGATPAGSPPAFGTAPAVGPQVGPATFAEAEKLMQVQLTPAERAQAAGNWAQSMAPAYERRTGPRKVALEPGISPATQWNPAQVARGTQGPARSRFVRSSERAPALPAKDEDIAFAPLTHLSRWVQSRALTSERLTHLYLERLQRFDPKLKCVITLTSELALQQARAADQEIAKGRYRGPLHGIPWGAKDLVDTAGIPTTYGAEPFRNRVPKQDAAVVARLHQAGAVLVAKLSLGALALNDIWFGGETKNPWLLEEGASGSSAGPGSATAAGLVGFSLGSETGGSIVSPSMRCGVTGLRPTYGRVPRTGAMTLCWTLDKLGPMTRGVEDALLVLQALSGPDAGDVASVPSRLDYDAAASVKGLKVGYFPAWMNEAPATDVDREALEHLKRLGLQPVEVQLPNWPYGSLNTVLFAEAAAAFEELTLSHGVDALKMQTPDAWPNLFRQARFLSAVDFVQADRLRRKVALEMARVMGEVDLLLVPSLRDEMLTISNFTGHPSLTLRTGFVEVERARSDWAPDPKRPLPTFSPPRRVPHGVTLIGRLFDEGTLGRVGLALERAAGVAGERPPGFA, from the coding sequence ATGTCCGGCTCGCGAAGGCAGTTCCTCACCACCACCGCTCTCGGCGTCGCCGGGGCCTTGACCGCCGCGCGCAGCAGCAGCGCCGAGGCGGCAAGCCCTGATGCGGGCACGCCCGGCGCCACGCCCGCGGGCTCCCCGCCCGCCTTCGGCACCGCGCCCGCGGTGGGGCCGCAGGTGGGGCCGGCCACCTTCGCCGAGGCCGAGAAGCTGATGCAGGTCCAGCTCACCCCGGCCGAGCGCGCCCAGGCGGCCGGCAACTGGGCCCAGTCCATGGCGCCCGCCTACGAGCGGCGCACCGGCCCGCGCAAGGTGGCGCTCGAGCCCGGGATCTCACCCGCGACGCAGTGGAACCCCGCGCAGGTGGCCAGGGGCACCCAGGGCCCCGCGCGCAGCCGCTTCGTGCGCAGCAGCGAGAGGGCCCCGGCGCTCCCCGCGAAGGACGAGGACATCGCGTTCGCGCCCCTCACGCACCTCTCGCGCTGGGTGCAGTCGCGCGCGCTCACTTCCGAGCGCCTCACGCACCTCTACCTCGAGCGCCTGCAGCGCTTCGACCCGAAGCTCAAGTGCGTCATCACGCTCACCTCGGAGCTCGCGCTGCAGCAGGCGCGCGCAGCGGACCAGGAGATCGCGAAGGGGCGCTACCGCGGCCCGCTGCACGGCATCCCCTGGGGCGCGAAGGACCTGGTGGACACCGCCGGCATTCCCACCACCTACGGCGCCGAGCCCTTCCGCAACCGCGTGCCGAAGCAGGACGCCGCGGTGGTGGCGCGCCTGCACCAGGCGGGCGCGGTGCTGGTGGCGAAGCTGAGCCTCGGCGCGCTCGCGCTCAACGACATCTGGTTCGGCGGTGAGACGAAGAACCCCTGGCTCCTGGAGGAGGGCGCCTCGGGCAGCAGCGCGGGGCCGGGCTCGGCCACCGCCGCGGGGCTGGTGGGCTTCAGCCTCGGCAGCGAGACGGGCGGCAGCATCGTCTCGCCCTCCATGCGCTGCGGCGTCACGGGCCTGCGGCCCACCTACGGGCGCGTGCCGCGCACCGGCGCCATGACGCTGTGCTGGACGCTGGACAAGCTGGGGCCCATGACGCGCGGAGTGGAGGACGCGCTGCTGGTGCTGCAGGCGCTCAGCGGCCCGGACGCGGGCGACGTGGCGAGCGTGCCGAGCCGGCTCGACTACGACGCTGCGGCCAGCGTGAAGGGCCTCAAGGTGGGCTACTTCCCCGCGTGGATGAACGAGGCGCCTGCGACGGACGTGGACCGCGAGGCGCTCGAGCACCTGAAGCGCCTGGGGCTGCAGCCGGTGGAGGTGCAGCTGCCCAACTGGCCCTACGGCTCGCTCAACACCGTGCTCTTCGCGGAAGCCGCAGCCGCCTTCGAGGAGCTCACGCTCTCGCACGGCGTGGATGCGCTCAAGATGCAGACGCCCGACGCCTGGCCCAACCTCTTCCGCCAGGCGCGCTTCCTCTCCGCGGTGGACTTCGTGCAGGCGGACCGGCTGCGGCGCAAGGTGGCCCTGGAGATGGCGCGGGTGATGGGCGAGGTGGACCTCCTGCTCGTGCCCTCCCTGCGCGACGAGATGCTCACCATCTCCAACTTCACCGGCCACCCGTCGCTCACGCTGCGCACCGGCTTCGTGGAGGTGGAGCGCGCGCGCAGCGACTGGGCGCCCGACCCGAAGCGCCCGCTGCCCACCTTCTCTCCGCCGCGGCGCGTGCCCCACGGCGTCACCCTCATCGGCCGCCTCTTCGACGAGGGGACGCTGGGGCGCGTGGGGCTCGCGCTGGAGCGCGCCGCCGGGGTGGCCGGCGAGCGCCCCCCGGGCTTCGCATGA